From Psychrobacillus sp. FSL K6-2836, a single genomic window includes:
- a CDS encoding CPBP family intramembrane glutamic endopeptidase, translated as MFRQSPIYQLLLSLILAYCLSWITFSNEKVFWYFYTFSVFFLMAAFFYFSKMEEDNNSIRLSFLGIMFGLLSYAGMLGTYLLIDMGPAYLTNSIDKFLSHYGPTAIWHYLLLIFIIAPGEEVFWRGLIQQQLKKYMQPKFAIILSSLLFGLSFIFTGFWIGILGGFFVGVVFGILYEWKKSITAIVLAHITLLVLLFLVLPFT; from the coding sequence ATGTTTCGTCAATCACCAATATATCAACTACTACTTTCATTAATTCTTGCTTATTGTCTATCCTGGATTACTTTTTCAAATGAAAAAGTTTTTTGGTACTTTTATACTTTCTCCGTATTTTTCCTTATGGCAGCTTTTTTCTATTTTTCCAAAATGGAAGAAGACAACAATTCAATCCGCTTAAGTTTTCTTGGCATAATGTTCGGGCTCCTTTCTTATGCAGGTATGCTAGGGACTTATCTCTTAATAGACATGGGACCAGCCTATTTAACAAACAGTATAGATAAATTTTTAAGTCATTATGGCCCAACAGCTATTTGGCATTATCTATTACTAATATTCATCATTGCTCCTGGTGAAGAGGTTTTTTGGAGAGGATTAATCCAACAACAATTAAAAAAATATATGCAGCCTAAGTTTGCTATTATCTTGAGTTCCCTGCTTTTTGGGTTGTCGTTCATATTCACTGGTTTTTGGATAGGTATATTAGGAGGATTTTTCGTAGGTGTCGTCTTTGGTATACTATATGAGTGGAAAAAAAGTATCACTGCAATTGTTCTTGCACACATTACTTTGCTGGTTCTATTGTTTTTAGTATTGCCTTTCACTTGA
- a CDS encoding MarR family winged helix-turn-helix transcriptional regulator, whose amino-acid sequence MTEEQSNSALKLFIVLSRAHKVIHECSNQFFQENGLNPTEFAVLELLYHKGKQPLQQIGNKILLASGSITYVVDKLEGRGYVRRVSSPTDRRVTYAEISEEGTKFMDELFPRHEKQLIGLMDALPENEKLEVIELLKKLGLSIKNLSY is encoded by the coding sequence ATGACAGAAGAACAATCAAACAGTGCATTAAAACTATTTATAGTATTGTCACGTGCCCATAAAGTAATTCATGAATGTTCCAATCAGTTCTTTCAAGAAAATGGTTTAAATCCAACGGAATTTGCTGTGTTAGAGCTTTTATATCATAAAGGTAAACAGCCACTTCAACAAATTGGTAATAAGATTTTATTGGCAAGCGGTTCTATCACGTATGTCGTTGATAAACTAGAGGGACGAGGGTACGTTAGACGAGTATCGAGTCCAACTGATAGACGTGTGACCTATGCAGAAATTTCTGAAGAAGGTACAAAATTTATGGATGAGTTATTTCCACGCCATGAGAAACAATTGATAGGGCTCATGGATGCATTGCCGGAAAACGAAAAATTGGAAGTAATTGAACTTCTAAAAAAGCTAGGTCTATCTATTAAAAACTTATCTTATTAA
- a CDS encoding ATP-binding protein: protein MTKYEYKEKFEHIFQLFSSGLIFINDKGIILDLNSYAEKILHIDKSDFIGLSARHLLSLFNETVEEKNSFLEKLLNEGYLDTHIEFQTFVGEHKFIHVVISKQNDSGLYLAEISDESEKMFMKKRLDQSESLRTLGQLAAGIAHEIRNPMTSLKGFIQLLTQNATEDAKRYLTVINDEINKMEEILTQFLELSKPSKSKFTVINVEDTILEVVNFMAPQALLKSINLNVSSQISKECEVIGDSQLLKQVFVNAIKNGTEAMPNGGNIHISISYKLGNFVSISVSDQGHGIEDGHINKIFQPFFTTKSTGTGLGLSHVYKVIEEHGGNIKVNSIVGEGTTFDFILPCQK, encoded by the coding sequence TTGACAAAATACGAATATAAGGAAAAGTTTGAACATATTTTTCAGCTTTTTTCAAGTGGACTTATATTTATTAATGACAAAGGAATAATATTAGATTTGAATTCCTATGCCGAAAAAATTCTGCACATAGACAAAAGCGATTTCATTGGCCTGAGTGCACGACATCTGTTAAGTTTATTCAATGAAACCGTTGAAGAAAAAAATAGCTTTTTAGAAAAGCTTCTCAACGAAGGATATTTGGATACTCATATTGAATTCCAGACTTTTGTAGGTGAGCATAAATTTATACATGTAGTAATTTCTAAACAAAACGATAGCGGATTATATCTAGCTGAAATATCTGATGAATCAGAAAAAATGTTTATGAAGAAAAGACTCGATCAGTCGGAATCACTTCGTACATTAGGACAACTGGCAGCAGGTATAGCGCATGAAATTCGAAATCCTATGACATCGTTGAAAGGATTTATACAACTATTAACTCAAAATGCAACAGAAGATGCGAAGCGATACTTAACTGTTATAAATGACGAAATCAATAAAATGGAAGAAATCCTCACTCAATTTTTAGAGCTCTCTAAACCAAGTAAATCAAAGTTTACTGTCATAAATGTTGAAGATACTATATTAGAAGTTGTCAATTTTATGGCTCCCCAAGCTTTATTAAAATCAATTAACTTAAACGTTTCTAGTCAAATAAGCAAAGAGTGTGAAGTTATTGGAGATAGTCAATTACTGAAACAGGTATTTGTAAATGCTATTAAAAACGGGACAGAAGCAATGCCTAATGGTGGAAATATCCATATTAGTATTTCATATAAGCTTGGGAACTTTGTTAGTATTTCTGTGAGTGATCAAGGACATGGGATTGAGGATGGGCATATCAATAAAATTTTCCAGCCTTTTTTCACTACTAAATCAACTGGGACAGGTCTTGGATTATCACATGTCTACAAAGTTATAGAAGAACATGGTGGAAATATAAAGGTTAATAGTATAGTTGGAGAAGGTACTACTTTTGATTTTATTCTTCCATGCCAAAAATAG